The Agrobacterium cucumeris genome has a segment encoding these proteins:
- a CDS encoding efflux RND transporter periplasmic adaptor subunit, with translation MWVKRSIKAGIALAGCVLVVTALDPARGSVDANERARGIVEATSLSPAGIPFELTAAETAKIGTRQMVEKLSISGELQPVSRVVIRAREAGKILEMNVRDGQAVQAGDVLVRFETDDLQAALLQRQSDRDAAEAELTLAMLALTRTEQLATKNITSAEQLDKAKSDVVVKTARVQSLSAQTDIARLALSNAEIRAPFSGTVTRRLAEAGARVSADGELLTLVDTSVLEAKVLVATRDIPRVTLGQTAELEIDGLVGQTVKSTVERISPVADDGTRFVAVYLRLANRDGRLWGGMFASGSILVREKNDALVVPAIALRKDEVGYHVLKVTDGHLRRQTVALGSRWNGGSLIEIATGLKDGETILTAPLPELQPDMAVTIDKAG, from the coding sequence ATGTGGGTGAAGAGAAGCATCAAGGCCGGGATCGCGCTTGCGGGCTGCGTTCTCGTCGTTACTGCCCTCGACCCGGCGCGCGGCAGCGTCGATGCGAATGAACGTGCCAGGGGAATTGTCGAGGCCACCTCCCTGAGCCCGGCCGGCATTCCCTTCGAATTGACGGCTGCGGAAACGGCGAAGATCGGCACGCGCCAGATGGTGGAAAAGCTCAGCATCAGCGGCGAACTCCAGCCGGTCAGCCGCGTCGTGATCCGCGCCCGTGAGGCCGGGAAAATTCTGGAGATGAACGTTCGGGACGGACAGGCTGTGCAGGCCGGTGATGTGCTGGTGCGATTTGAAACCGACGACCTGCAAGCGGCGTTGCTGCAACGGCAAAGCGACCGGGACGCGGCCGAGGCCGAACTGACGCTGGCGATGCTGGCACTGACGAGAACCGAACAGCTAGCCACCAAAAACATCACATCGGCGGAACAGCTGGACAAGGCGAAAAGCGATGTCGTGGTGAAAACCGCAAGGGTTCAAAGCCTTTCGGCGCAGACGGATATTGCCCGCCTTGCATTGAGCAATGCTGAAATCCGCGCGCCTTTCAGTGGCACGGTCACCCGCCGGCTGGCAGAGGCAGGCGCGCGCGTCAGTGCCGATGGCGAACTTCTCACACTGGTCGATACCAGCGTGCTGGAAGCGAAGGTTCTCGTCGCCACCCGCGATATTCCCCGTGTAACCCTTGGCCAGACAGCCGAACTGGAGATTGACGGCCTCGTTGGCCAGACCGTCAAGAGCACTGTCGAGCGCATCAGCCCGGTTGCCGATGATGGCACACGTTTCGTCGCCGTCTATCTGCGGCTTGCCAATCGCGACGGGCGGTTGTGGGGCGGAATGTTTGCTAGCGGATCAATCCTTGTCCGCGAAAAAAACGACGCGCTTGTCGTTCCCGCCATCGCGCTTCGCAAGGATGAGGTCGGCTACCATGTGCTCAAGGTGACGGACGGTCATCTGCGCCGCCAGACGGTAGCGCTCGGATCGCGCTGGAACGGCGGCAGCCTGATCGAGATCGCCACGGGCCTGAAGGATGGCGAAACGATCCTGACTGCACCGCTTCCGGAATTGCAGCCGGACATGGCCGTGACCATCGATAAGGCAGGCTGA
- a CDS encoding response regulator transcription factor, producing MRLLLIEDEREMADALSATLGKQGIVIDHTMRLGDAMELTRQHVYDAILLDRRLPDGEGLALIPKLRRAGVDTPIILLTAMNEPEDRIAGLDGGADDYLGKPFLVGELLARVRAVLRRPVNLAPAQITVGRIVIDPLHLSVTINSLPFDLPRRELLVLVALAKRKGKSMLRSTLEAAVYNYEEEIQSNALDAHISRLRKRLLDASAGVSVHNIRGIGYLLKEEA from the coding sequence ATGAGACTTCTGTTGATCGAAGACGAAAGGGAAATGGCCGATGCGCTGTCGGCGACGCTCGGCAAGCAGGGCATCGTCATCGACCACACGATGCGGCTTGGTGACGCGATGGAACTGACGCGCCAGCATGTTTACGACGCCATCCTGCTCGACCGCCGGCTACCGGACGGGGAGGGGCTTGCGCTCATCCCGAAACTGCGCCGTGCCGGTGTCGATACGCCGATCATCCTGCTCACCGCGATGAATGAGCCGGAGGACCGCATTGCGGGACTGGATGGCGGCGCGGATGATTATCTGGGCAAGCCGTTTCTCGTCGGCGAGCTTCTGGCGCGGGTGCGCGCGGTTCTGAGGCGACCGGTAAACCTTGCGCCAGCCCAGATCACCGTAGGCCGTATCGTGATCGATCCACTGCATCTCAGCGTCACCATCAATTCCCTTCCCTTCGATCTTCCCAGACGCGAACTTCTGGTTCTCGTCGCGCTCGCCAAGCGCAAGGGTAAATCTATGCTGCGTTCCACCCTCGAGGCGGCCGTTTATAATTACGAGGAAGAAATCCAGTCCAATGCGCTCGACGCGCATATATCGCGGCTGCGCAAACGCCTGCTCGACGCCTCGGCCGGTGTGAGCGTGCACAATATTCGTGGCATCGGTTATCTGTTGAAGGAAGAGGCATGA
- a CDS encoding sensor histidine kinase, with the protein MKAQGKSNPSLWWQLSWQLSIVVSAMIAVVIIGLCVYGVMRVSPNIGLWEDLSSTLGESLSLDPQKGLVLTEGPALKALKAENKELWFVASTLDGQSVTYGAVPAVYAELSRYAHLMMDADIRGGAGISEVALSESLDTASGPLRVMFGGTSHISASFLTLLLGTYPIYVPLLAVILPAVFFSVPRIVRQALAGLSSVVRKAPEIDPRRAGSKLPVEDVPREVVPLIVSFNSILERLEQQFRARQRFLIDAAHELRTPIAIMQTRIEGLPEGSERQRLMEDVARLGETAEQLLAVERNDQVHDRWETVDLVEIARTVVADLAPLALSAGYDISFDTQIACYEMQGNPFALPRAVNNIVRNAIDHGGNRGMIQVSVLANGEIAVSDEGQGIAEDHQERIFEPFYRVTPRSTGAGLGLSLVKQIVADHNGRVRLESSAFGSTFRLCF; encoded by the coding sequence ATGAAAGCGCAGGGCAAATCCAACCCGTCCCTGTGGTGGCAACTGAGCTGGCAACTCAGCATCGTCGTCTCCGCCATGATCGCCGTCGTCATCATCGGGCTTTGTGTTTACGGGGTGATGCGGGTCTCTCCCAATATCGGGCTTTGGGAGGATCTGTCTTCGACACTCGGCGAGTCGCTTTCGCTCGATCCGCAGAAGGGGCTCGTCCTCACCGAGGGGCCGGCGCTGAAGGCCCTCAAGGCGGAGAATAAAGAACTCTGGTTCGTTGCCTCGACGCTGGATGGTCAGTCCGTGACCTATGGCGCTGTGCCAGCGGTCTATGCCGAGCTGTCGCGTTACGCCCATCTGATGATGGATGCCGATATTCGCGGCGGTGCCGGCATATCCGAGGTTGCGCTGTCTGAAAGTCTCGATACGGCATCTGGGCCGCTGAGGGTCATGTTCGGCGGAACCTCCCATATCAGCGCGTCGTTTCTGACGCTTCTTCTCGGCACTTATCCGATCTATGTTCCGCTGCTGGCGGTTATCCTGCCTGCGGTGTTCTTTTCCGTGCCGCGCATCGTGCGCCAGGCGCTCGCCGGTCTCAGTTCCGTCGTCCGGAAAGCCCCGGAGATCGACCCGCGCCGGGCGGGCTCGAAGCTTCCAGTCGAGGATGTGCCGCGGGAAGTCGTGCCGTTGATTGTGTCTTTCAACAGCATCCTTGAACGGCTTGAGCAGCAGTTTCGGGCGCGGCAACGGTTTCTCATCGATGCGGCGCATGAACTCAGAACACCGATCGCCATCATGCAGACCCGGATAGAGGGTCTGCCGGAAGGGTCGGAACGGCAGCGCCTGATGGAGGATGTCGCGCGGCTTGGCGAGACCGCGGAGCAGCTTCTGGCCGTGGAGCGGAACGATCAGGTGCACGACCGATGGGAGACGGTCGATCTCGTCGAGATCGCCCGTACAGTCGTCGCCGATCTTGCGCCGCTGGCGCTGTCTGCGGGTTACGATATTTCCTTCGACACGCAGATAGCGTGCTACGAGATGCAGGGCAATCCCTTCGCCCTGCCGCGCGCCGTCAATAATATCGTGCGCAACGCCATCGACCATGGCGGAAACAGAGGAATGATCCAGGTCTCGGTTCTCGCAAACGGGGAAATTGCGGTTTCCGATGAAGGGCAGGGCATAGCCGAAGACCATCAGGAGCGGATATTCGAGCCATTTTATCGTGTGACACCGCGAAGCACGGGAGCAGGCCTGGGTCTCAGCCTTGTCAAGCAGATCGTCGCTGACCACAATGGACGTGTCCGTCTGGAGAGTTCCGCCTTCGGAAGCACATTCCGGCTCTGCTTCTGA
- a CDS encoding DUF3313 domain-containing protein, whose amino-acid sequence MKHQRNPFVTASGSKVARSRSATFATLPFALIMSGCASVPLQEGGTLTSYAQLSPAKGKFTKTRTFVDAKGLAAVKTVAIVPTTFSFTASSRVTSEKDRTLVSNALDRAICVALSDRYRIAALGQPADMTVRTVITDLVPTDKTMAGVSTAVSLGSNFVLPVGVPRLPVGLGGLAVESEAVDSTGVQRAAAVWSKGANSFTDNARVSEIGDAYGLASDFANYFARILVTGKTSEGLDISIPSGHRMRSALGGKPKYAECDAYGRSRGLQGMVADQFGAPPDWTDKQAKAAAR is encoded by the coding sequence ATGAAACACCAGCGGAATCCGTTCGTCACGGCCAGCGGCAGCAAAGTCGCGCGCAGCCGCAGCGCCACCTTCGCCACCTTGCCTTTTGCCCTCATCATGTCCGGCTGTGCCTCCGTTCCGCTGCAGGAGGGCGGCACGCTGACATCCTATGCGCAGCTCAGTCCCGCCAAGGGCAAGTTCACCAAGACCAGAACCTTCGTGGATGCCAAGGGATTGGCCGCGGTTAAAACCGTCGCCATCGTGCCCACCACCTTTTCCTTCACCGCCTCGTCGCGGGTCACCTCGGAAAAGGACCGTACGCTTGTCTCGAACGCGCTCGATCGCGCCATCTGCGTGGCGCTCAGTGACAGATACCGGATCGCCGCTCTTGGCCAGCCGGCGGACATGACGGTGCGCACCGTCATCACCGATCTGGTGCCGACCGACAAGACCATGGCCGGTGTTTCGACGGCGGTGTCGCTCGGCAGCAACTTTGTCCTGCCAGTCGGCGTGCCGCGTCTGCCGGTTGGCCTCGGCGGCCTGGCGGTCGAGTCGGAGGCGGTGGACAGTACCGGCGTCCAGCGCGCAGCCGCCGTCTGGTCGAAGGGTGCCAATTCCTTCACCGACAATGCCCGTGTTTCGGAAATCGGTGATGCCTACGGGCTGGCATCGGACTTCGCCAATTATTTTGCGCGCATCCTCGTCACCGGCAAGACCTCCGAAGGTCTGGATATCTCGATCCCGTCCGGCCACCGCATGCGCTCGGCCCTCGGCGGCAAGCCGAAATATGCCGAGTGCGATGCCTATGGCCGGTCGCGTGGATTGCAGGGCATGGTCGCCGATCAATTCGGCGCACCGCCTGACTGGACGGACAAGCAGGCAAAGGCCGCTGCGCGATAG
- a CDS encoding sugar phosphate isomerase/epimerase family protein yields MMQKLLIFQSVWAMERLNGNGPEPRLEENIARIAEAGFDGISAHYTDRADVRRLNEAISGTGLRIEGVCFPRNVDDLHHTLELAQEFPVSHIDLQADIRPRRVEDCLPLLDGWMRLAEEAGVPVYIETHRNRITSDLLFTLDLLEQRPDLPLLADLSHYLVAREFAFPVEDESHRQIHRILHNAQAFHGRIGSCEQIQIEISFAHHRPWVDLFLEWWDYGFRHWRSRAPDTAELVFTCELGPRPYAITDRDGNDSTDRWAESLWLKTMAQSLWAQAARSANTATAGADETC; encoded by the coding sequence CTGATGCAGAAGCTGCTCATCTTTCAATCGGTCTGGGCCATGGAACGGCTAAACGGCAATGGCCCTGAACCCCGCCTTGAGGAAAACATTGCCCGGATCGCCGAAGCCGGGTTTGACGGGATCAGCGCGCATTATACCGACCGTGCGGATGTGCGGCGTCTGAATGAAGCGATCAGCGGCACTGGTCTCAGGATCGAAGGCGTGTGCTTTCCACGCAATGTCGACGACCTGCACCACACGCTGGAACTGGCGCAGGAATTTCCGGTCAGCCATATCGATCTGCAGGCGGATATCCGCCCGCGCCGGGTGGAGGACTGCCTGCCGCTGCTGGATGGCTGGATGCGGCTTGCCGAAGAGGCTGGCGTTCCCGTCTACATCGAGACCCACCGCAACCGCATCACCAGCGATCTCCTATTCACGCTGGACCTGCTCGAACAGCGACCCGATCTGCCGCTTCTCGCCGATCTCTCCCATTATCTCGTTGCCCGCGAATTCGCCTTTCCGGTGGAAGACGAGAGCCACAGGCAAATCCACCGCATCCTTCATAATGCGCAGGCCTTTCACGGACGCATCGGCTCGTGCGAGCAGATCCAGATCGAGATTTCCTTTGCCCATCACCGGCCATGGGTCGATCTGTTTCTGGAGTGGTGGGACTATGGGTTCCGGCACTGGCGATCCCGTGCGCCCGATACTGCCGAGCTGGTCTTCACCTGCGAACTCGGCCCTCGACCCTATGCGATTACCGACCGGGACGGCAACGATTCCACCGACAGATGGGCGGAATCGCTGTGGCTGAAGACGATGGCGCAGTCATTATGGGCGCAGGCCGCCCGTTCCGCCAACACGGCAACGGCGGGTGCGGATGAGACCTGCTGA
- a CDS encoding NAD(P)/FAD-dependent oxidoreductase, producing MDAIVIIGAGEAGTRAAFTLRETGFDGDITLVGAEPHPPYERPPLSKPLEAAVRMKPICADGALEAARIAYLQGVSATRINAKDRLVTLDGGRMIGYDRLLLATGAQPRTLACPGAGQALNFRTHADAEAIFSRADSGARIAIIGGGLIGMELAAVLRGKGLTVSVIEAAARPLGRAVPPRFAEKIHARHRDEGVHFHLGQGVSEITPEAVLLTDGGRVPADIVVSAIGVVPNIALAEAAGLATGNGILTDAFLRTSDPQIFAAGDCAAVSQAAGGHIRFESWRNARSQAEIAARNSLGANEAFAALPWFWSDQYDLGLQVAGLPQPGHQSVIRPLGNGELEFFLEDGQLVAAAGLGIGNSVAKDIKLAEMLIAAGISPDPAALADPGLNLKTLLKSARAA from the coding sequence ATGGACGCAATCGTCATCATCGGCGCCGGCGAGGCGGGAACCCGTGCCGCCTTTACCTTGCGTGAAACGGGCTTCGACGGCGATATCACGCTGGTCGGCGCCGAGCCGCATCCGCCCTATGAACGGCCACCGCTTTCCAAGCCGCTGGAAGCTGCGGTGCGGATGAAACCCATCTGCGCGGACGGAGCGCTGGAGGCCGCCCGTATAGCCTATCTGCAAGGCGTGTCGGCGACCCGTATCAATGCGAAAGACCGCCTGGTGACGCTCGATGGCGGGCGTATGATCGGTTATGACAGGCTGCTCCTCGCAACCGGGGCGCAGCCGCGGACACTCGCCTGCCCCGGTGCCGGACAGGCGCTCAATTTCCGCACCCATGCGGATGCGGAGGCGATTTTCTCCCGCGCCGATAGCGGCGCACGGATTGCGATCATCGGCGGCGGACTGATCGGAATGGAGCTTGCGGCGGTGCTGCGCGGCAAGGGGCTTACGGTCAGCGTTATCGAAGCGGCGGCGCGGCCGCTCGGCCGGGCGGTTCCGCCGCGTTTTGCCGAAAAGATACATGCGCGCCATCGCGATGAAGGGGTGCATTTCCATCTGGGTCAGGGCGTTTCGGAGATTACGCCGGAAGCTGTCCTGCTAACCGATGGCGGGCGCGTGCCCGCCGATATCGTCGTCTCCGCCATCGGTGTCGTGCCCAACATCGCCCTGGCCGAAGCGGCGGGGCTTGCGACCGGCAACGGCATTCTGACCGATGCCTTCCTGCGCACCAGCGATCCCCAGATCTTCGCGGCGGGCGATTGCGCGGCCGTCTCGCAAGCCGCCGGCGGGCATATCCGGTTCGAAAGCTGGCGCAATGCCCGCAGCCAGGCGGAAATCGCCGCGCGCAACAGTCTCGGCGCAAACGAGGCCTTTGCCGCCCTCCCGTGGTTCTGGTCGGATCAATATGATCTCGGCCTTCAGGTCGCGGGCCTGCCGCAGCCGGGACATCAAAGCGTCATCCGTCCGCTCGGCAATGGCGAGCTGGAATTCTTCCTTGAGGACGGCCAGCTTGTCGCAGCAGCCGGACTGGGTATCGGCAACAGCGTCGCCAAAGACATAAAACTGGCCGAGATGCTGATTGCCGCCGGTATCAGCCCCGATCCGGCGGCGCTTGCCGATCCCGGCCTCAACCTCAAGACGTTGCTGAAAAGCGCGCGGGCGGCCTGA
- a CDS encoding substrate-binding domain-containing protein, translating into MKSICTMAALAVLFASTASAETIGVSMQSFDNNFQTLLREGLGARASEVDGVKIQVEDAQADISKQLNQVNNFIAAGVDAIIVTLADTSAAPGISDAAAKAGIPLVYLNLEPDNVARLPEKQAYVGSRETDAGRLAGEAACSLLKEKGKAADAQAYILMGDLAHQASRDRTSSFKQALASGDCKAVTIADEQSAAWTRTNAMDMTTNWITAGRPIDVVFANNDEMAIGAVQALKAASVSMDDVIVIGIDATPDGLASMAAGDLDATVFQNARGQSTSALDAAVALMRGTPVDKQVMVPFELVTRKNMTDYASRN; encoded by the coding sequence ATGAAATCCATCTGTACCATGGCCGCTCTGGCGGTCCTTTTCGCAAGCACTGCGTCGGCCGAGACCATCGGCGTTTCGATGCAGAGCTTCGACAATAATTTCCAGACTTTGCTGCGCGAAGGGCTCGGCGCCCGGGCATCGGAGGTCGACGGCGTCAAGATCCAGGTCGAGGACGCGCAGGCCGATATTTCCAAGCAGCTCAACCAGGTCAATAATTTCATAGCGGCCGGCGTCGATGCGATCATCGTCACGCTGGCGGACACCTCGGCCGCACCCGGCATCAGCGATGCCGCCGCCAAGGCAGGCATTCCGCTTGTCTATCTCAATCTCGAGCCGGACAATGTCGCCAGGCTTCCGGAAAAACAGGCCTATGTCGGTTCAAGGGAAACCGATGCCGGGCGGCTGGCCGGTGAAGCGGCCTGTTCGTTGCTCAAGGAAAAAGGAAAGGCGGCGGATGCGCAGGCTTATATATTGATGGGCGACCTTGCCCATCAGGCATCGCGTGACCGTACCTCGTCCTTTAAACAGGCGCTCGCATCCGGCGACTGCAAGGCCGTCACCATCGCCGACGAACAGTCGGCGGCCTGGACACGGACAAACGCCATGGACATGACGACGAACTGGATCACCGCCGGACGTCCCATCGACGTCGTCTTCGCCAATAATGACGAAATGGCCATCGGCGCGGTGCAGGCGCTGAAGGCGGCAAGCGTTTCGATGGATGATGTCATCGTCATCGGCATCGACGCCACCCCGGACGGGCTTGCCTCCATGGCCGCTGGCGATCTGGATGCCACGGTGTTCCAGAACGCCAGGGGGCAATCGACAAGTGCGCTCGATGCCGCCGTCGCCCTGATGCGCGGCACGCCGGTCGACAAGCAGGTCATGGTGCCTTTCGAACTGGTGACGCGGAAAAACATGACCGATTACGCCAGCCGCAACTGA
- a CDS encoding MocE family 2Fe-2S type ferredoxin, with amino-acid sequence MSWVSACKLDDIEQEGAIRFDHAGRTYAIYRGPDDSVYCTAGLCTHEAIHLAEGLVMDFEVECPKHSGAFDYRTGEALRLPACENLKTYPAQVVDGEVRVTIG; translated from the coding sequence ATGAGCTGGGTTTCAGCCTGCAAACTGGACGACATCGAACAGGAAGGCGCGATCCGCTTCGACCACGCCGGACGCACCTACGCGATCTATCGCGGGCCGGATGACAGCGTTTATTGCACCGCCGGCCTGTGCACCCATGAGGCGATCCATCTTGCCGAAGGGCTGGTGATGGATTTCGAGGTGGAATGTCCCAAGCATTCCGGCGCCTTCGATTACCGCACCGGCGAAGCCCTGCGGCTTCCCGCCTGCGAGAATCTGAAGACCTATCCGGCGCAGGTGGTGGACGGCGAAGTACGCGTCACCATCGGCTAG